One window from the genome of Nocardioides sp. encodes:
- a CDS encoding tyrosine-type recombinase/integrase, which translates to MTGHCTRIGAEALRTGLGDAVGRWLPGWTGRLSPHVLRHYCASHLYEQGMTLKAIQELLGHSWLSTTTQYIHVRSNHIESSWAESTERTLARLGATRNRTSGQPSSRTSEDEEV; encoded by the coding sequence ATGACCGGGCACTGCACCCGCATCGGTGCCGAGGCTCTGCGTACCGGCTTGGGTGACGCGGTCGGCCGCTGGCTGCCTGGATGGACCGGCCGGCTTTCGCCGCACGTGTTGCGGCACTACTGCGCCTCCCACCTCTACGAGCAGGGCATGACGCTGAAGGCGATCCAGGAACTGCTGGGACACAGCTGGCTGTCGACGACCACCCAGTACATCCACGTCCGCAGTAACCACATCGAGTCGTCCTGGGCAGAGTCGACCGAGCGAACCCTCGCACGCCTCGGCGCCACCAGGAACCGCACAAGCGGCCAGCCGAGCAGTAGGACGAGCGAGGACGAGGAGGTTTGA
- a CDS encoding helix-turn-helix transcriptional regulator: MRWNMRMKSAEAGIWKSTQLRQMFADAGLEISAGKMSGWWAGTPTTIRLEDLDVICFVLNCTPADLLICEPEAVAARKPEQKQASGTQGAKKTTRRPAPGRTRSKPPA, translated from the coding sequence ATGCGCTGGAACATGAGGATGAAGTCCGCGGAAGCGGGGATCTGGAAGTCGACCCAGCTGCGCCAGATGTTTGCCGACGCAGGTCTGGAGATCAGCGCGGGGAAGATGTCGGGCTGGTGGGCCGGCACCCCGACCACGATCCGGCTCGAGGACCTCGACGTGATCTGCTTCGTGCTCAATTGCACGCCCGCCGACCTGCTGATCTGCGAGCCCGAAGCGGTCGCCGCCCGCAAACCCGAGCAGAAGCAAGCGTCCGGGACGCAAGGGGCCAAGAAGACCACGCGACGCCCGGCACCAGGACGGACCCGGAGCAAGCCGCCCGCGTGA